The genomic window CTGCCTGGCACTTTCCGAGGAGTCGGAAGTCCATGCTGGCTGTTATCCTTCAGGTTTCCTCATCTCATggttccctttcctcctctccaaGATTATACCTTTGCCATGTACCCGCCATCCATGATCGCCACGGGCAGCATTGGGGCTGCAGTGCAAGGCCTGGGTGCCTGCTCCATGTCCGGGGATGAGCTTACAGAGCTGCTGGCAGGGATCACTGGCACTGAAGTGGTGAGTGCTGGGCAGCTGGGCAGCAGCCTCTCCATTCATATAGTGCTATGCCCTGAGCCTCCAGTAGAGGGAAACCTCCAACCCCAACCTGGTCCTGAGTCCTGGTTTCACAACCTTGGGGCTTTGTGGCTTTTTATCTCCTGCCTTGGTCTGGAGAAGAGCAAGTATCTTGGGTGGGGTGAAGGGCACTGGCCCTAGGGGCTCTTTTCTTGCCAAGTGGTGTgctggagtgggggtgggggattcGGTGTCAGATGCAGGGCTGCTCTCACACTCCCTTGCCACATCCTCTTGCTAGTTTCTGAGAACTGAAGAGCGATTCCTGGGGCTGGGCTGTGGCCTAACCTCCCCAGACTTCCCCATGTGTTGGGAGCTGTCCTTCCCCTGCACCTGCTGCCAGATGCTATGGGGGGGAGTGTTCAGTCCTCACTGTTCTCCCATGTTCCCAGGACTGCCTGCGGGCCTGTCAGGAGCAGATCGAAGCTGCACTCAGGGAGAGCCTCAGGGAAGCCGCCCAGACCAGCTCCAGCCCAGCGCCCAAAGCCCCCCGGGGCTCCAGCAGCCAAGGGCCCAGCCAGACCAGCACTCCTACAGATGTCACAGCCATACACCTGTAGCCCTGGAGAGGCCCTCTGGAGTGGCCACTAAGCAGAGGAGGGGCCGCTGCcacccacctccctgcctccaggAACAAACCACACCACATCTGAAGCCTGAAGGGGCGTCTGTTCCCCCTTCACAAAGCCCAAGGGGTCTGGTCCTACCCATCCCCGCAGTGTGCACTAAGGGGCCTGGCCAGCCACGTCTGCATTTCGGTGGGTAGTCAAGCTCCTCCTCCCTGCATCTGACCAGCAGCGCCTTTCCCAACTCtagctgggggtggggcaggctgATGGGACAGAATTGGATACATAACGCCAGCATTCCTTTTGAGCGCCCCCCACCCCTGGGGGCTGTTTTCAACTGCCAAAATGCTCTAGTGCCTTCTAAAGGTGTTGCCCCTTCTAGGGTTATTGCATTTGGATTGGGGTCCCTCTGAAATTTCATGCATGATAGACACATATGAGGGGGAATAGTCTAGATGACTCCTCAGTACTTTGGAGGCCCCTATATAATCCGTGCTGACAGCTGCTCCTAGAGGGAGGGGCCTAGGCCTCAGCCAGAGAAGCTATAAATTcctctttgctttgttttctgctCAGCTTCTGTGTGATTGACAGCTTTGCTGCTGAAGgctcattttaatttattaattgctTTGAGCACAACTGTAAGAGGACATAACGGGGTCCTGGCCATCCCACAAGTGGTGGTAACCCTGGTGGTTGCTATTTTCCTCCCTTCTGCTACTGGCAAAAGGATCATTGTGGCCGAGGAGCTGCTACAGCCTGGGGTGGGGTCATGCCCTCCTCTCCTGTTGTCCCTCTGCCCCATCCTCCAGCAGAGAAAATGCAACAGGGATGCCCTGGAGGTGGCTGAGCCCCTGTCTAGAGAGGGAGGAAGCCCTGTTGACACAGGTCTTTCCTAAGGCCACAAGGTTTAGGCTGGTGGCCCAGGACCATCATCCTACTGTAATAAAGATTGTGAAATAAAACTGGCTTTGGCTTCTTGGATTGGTGTGTGGGTTAAGTCTATTTCTGGACTGTATGAGGTAAGGAGGCGGAAGCCAGTGGTCTAAAGCAGGGATCATTGagccttttctgtaaagggctggATAGTTAGGCTTTGCGGGCTATATGGTCTCTGACCCAAATATAATCAGTTCTCTTTATAATGTGACCTATGTGTTCCTGAAAATCACTATGCCATGCAATTTGCACAATAAAAACCACAGGTCTCATGGGAAAAATGGGGCTTGAAGCACAACACTCAAATGAGTGACACATGTTAAAAAAAGGATAGCTTGGTTTTTACATGTCAAATGGttgagaaatacataaatattacaataaataCGGCCTTTTATCTTGAAGACATGCACTTTGCTTTTGGAAGTGGATGTTGGAAGGGTTGCTCAACACAGGTGGGCAGCT from Macaca fascicularis isolate 582-1 chromosome 4, T2T-MFA8v1.1 includes these protein-coding regions:
- the CCND3 gene encoding G1/S-specific cyclin-D3 isoform X6, producing MISWPSFCTGFLCPVTDRPWSKSTPRPFWPSVLQDCLRACQEQIEAALRESLREAAQTSSSPAPKAPRGSSSQGPSQTSTPTDVTAIHL
- the CCND3 gene encoding G1/S-specific cyclin-D3 isoform X5, with translation MYPPSMIATGSIGAAVQGLGACSMSGDELTELLAGITGTEVDCLRACQEQIEAALRESLREAAQTSSSPAPKAPRGSSSQGPSQTSTPTDVTAIHL